In Edaphobacter aggregans, the sequence TGGAAGTAAGCTGGCACGCCCCTCTATCGTATCGCGGTTTGCAGACACTATGACCTTGCCGTGGATAGCGCCAGAACCACCCAGCGATCTCGCTACTTACGAGCCTCAATGGCTTTCATCAAAGCGCCGCCAACTTGCGCGTCATCGACCGCAGGACGGATATCGATCTCGAGCAGATCACTCCACTGCGCTGCAAAGTCGGCCAAGAGCTGTGCGTCATCGCATTCCAGAACATGCACGCCGCCAGACCCATCCGCGTAGTGCCACCGCCCGATGGTCTTGATGCCTTCCGGCGGTTGAGCGCCACTCTTTAGAAATCGCGCAGTCGCTTCTTTATAAGTATCCGTACGCAACGACCAGGTCGAAACAAATTTCATATTCTGCTCCTTACACTGCGCGAGGAATTCTACAGAGTCCCAACGCATGCTGTCGCAAACTCTTCTGCATGCACCACCTTCCCAAGCCGTGATACTCTTCCGCCTACTATGCCCAGCACACGCCGGACATTCTGCTCTCAAGCAGCTTCACTCCTGATCGCCCCCCGCCTTCTCCTGTCTCAGACACCATCCTCCCCAACAAAATCCACGGCACGCCCCGACGTTGCCGCCATTGACCACGACCGCATCCTTCACGCCGCAGACGACTATCTCAAGCAGCCCCCCGTTCCCCTCACCGAGCTCTCCTCGCCACGCAGTCCCGGCACACCACACGACTTCTTCTCCGAAGCCGAAAACTACTGGCCCGACCCAGCCGACTCCAACAACCCTTACATCCCTCGCGTCGGCCAACCCAACCCCGACGCCTTCACTGCCCATCGCGACGCGCTCCTCAACCTCAGCCTCTACGTCCCCGCGCTCACCGCCGCCTTCGTCCTCACCAAAGACGACCGCTACGCCAAACACGCCGTCGCCCATCTCCACGCATGGTTCATTGACCCCGCCACCAGCATGACCCCGAGCCTCCTCTACGCGCAGGTTATCCAGCCAGCGAAAACCGGCCGCCCCGAAGGCGTCGTCGAAGCCGTCCATCTAGCCGAAGTCGCGCAATCCCTTCCCTTCCTCTCCATCTCGGAAGCCCTCTCCGACACCGACCTCGTCACCATCCAAAAATGGTTCGCTGACTACTTCGACTGGCTCACCACGTCCCGCCTCGCCGGCCTCGCCCGCGACACCCGAGACCACAACGGCAGTTCCTGGCTACTGCAAGCTGCCGCCTGCGCCCACCTCAACACCAAAGACGACCGCCCCCTCACCGCTCTCCGTCACCAGTTCAGATCCACCACCCTCCGAGCCCAGATCTCCGGCGAAGGCACCTTCCCCCGCGAGCTAACCACACCCACACCCTATCGACTCTCTCTCTTCAACCTTGATATGCTCGCCGCCGTCTGCGATCTACTCTCCACCCGTTTCGAAAGCGTCTGGGAGTACGAGCTCCAGGACGGCCCAAGCATGCGCGTCGCCATCGCACGCCATTTCCCCTTCATCCTCCATCGCGGAGCGTGGCCCTACAAAGCCGACGCCACTCTCTTCAGTGCCCTGCCTCTCCGCCAGCCCAGCCTTCTGCTCGCCGCCCGCGCGTACAACCGCCCCGAATACGCAGACCTATGGCGCACCCTACCGCCCGATCCCACCGTCCCCGAACTCCAGCGAACCTTTCCCATCCGCCAGCCCTTACTCTGGGTCACCCGCCCTCACCCATAGCGCGACGATCAAAAGAACAACGGCGAGACCAAAGTCCCGCCGCATCTTTCTACTTCAGACTTCATCAACGAGCCTAAGCAGCCCCCTTCGACTGAAACTCCTTCACAATCGCCAGATACTTCTTAGCGCTCTCGGTCACGACTTCGGGCTTACCCTCCGCCATGGCCTTCGCATTCACCAGATCTGCACCCACACCAAGTGCAAACGCACCAGCCTGCAGGAACTCCGCTGCAGTAGCCAGCGAAACCCCGCCCGTCGGAATCATCTCAACATGTGGCAGCGGAGCTTTCAGAGTCGAAATATACTTCGCACCTCCCATCGCGCTAGCTGGGAATACCTTCACTACATCCGCGCCCGCCTGCCACGCCGTGACAATCTCCGTAGGAGTCAACGCACCCGGCAAAACAGCAATCGAATACCGATGGCACATCTCAATCGTCTGCAGATTCAGCGCCGGACTCACTACAAACTTCGCGCCCTCCAGAATGCACATCCGCGCCGTCTCCGCATCCAGCACCGTACCCGCGCCAATCAGAATATCCGGCCGCTGTTCTGCCAGCTTCCGCATCACCTGAATCGCGCCCGGCACCGTCATCGTGATCTCGAGCACCGTCACGCCACCGGCGGCAATCGCCTCAGCCAGCGCCAGCGCCTTATCCACCGACTCCGCACGCAGCACCGGAACCAGCCCAATCTCCTTCAGCGACTTCAATACAGCAACCTTCTCCATCATCTCTCCTATTCCCTACTCCCTATTCCCTGTCTTTTATCGCTGCACGCGAGCCCCGCCGCCCTTCATGATGCGCTGCACCTCATCGAAGGTAGCCATAGTCGTATCACCGGGAGTAGTCATCGCTAACGCACCATGCGCGCAGCCGCAATTGACAGCCCAATCCGCGCCCTTGTCATTCAGGAAGCCATAAATCAATCCCGAAGCAAACGAGTCCCCGCCGCCAACGCGATCAAATATCTCGAGATCGGGCATAGGCCGCGCCTCATGGAACTTGCCTTCGTAATAGCAAACGGCTCCCCAATCATTCACACTCGCCGTCTTCGCATGACGCAGCGTAGTCGCCACTGCCCTGAAGTTCGGGAACGTAGCCACCGCCTTCTCGATCATCTTGCGGAAGTTCGCCGAATCAAGCTCACCCAGATCCTCGCCAACGCCCTCAATCTCAAATCCCAGCGCCGCCGTAAAGTCCTCTTCATTGCCGATCATCACATCGACATACGAAGCCAGCTCACGATTCACCTCAGTTGCCCGAGCCTTCCCGCCAATCGACTTCCACAGCGAGTCGCGATAATTCAAGTCATAGCTGATCATCACGCCATGCTTCCGAGCCGCGACCATCGCCTCCTTCGCCACCTCAGGCGTAGTCTCGCTCAGTGCGCAGAAAATCCCGCCCGTATGAAACCAGCGCGAACCCTCCTTGCCAAAAATCTCATCCCAATCGATCTGTCCCGGCTTCAACTGGCTCACCGCAGTATGCCCACGGTCCGAGCAGCCCAGCGCCGCACGCACACCAAACCCACGCTCGGTAAAGTTCAACCCATTGCGCGTAGTCCGTCCCACACCGTCATACTTCGTCCACACCACATGCGACTGATCCACGCCGCCTTGCAGCATCAAGTCCTCAAGCAACCTGCCCACCGGATTATCCGCCACTGCCGTCACAATCGCAGTCTTCAATCCAAAGCAACGCCGCAGCCCGCGAGCGACGTTGTACTCACCGCCACCCTCCCACACGTTGAACTGCCGCGCTGTCGCCACCCTGACATCACCCGGATCCAGCCTTAGCATCACCTCGCCCAGGCTCACCAGATCCCACTTACACTCTTCCTTCTTGCGAATCACCAAACTCTTCGTCACTATTTCAACTCCGCGATGGCAACACCATCCATGTCGTCGTACGCCTGATTTTCTCCGCCCATACCCCAGCAGAATCCATAGTTCTTCGTTCCAACTCCAGCATGGATCGACCACCCCGGAGACACCACGACTTCTTTGTCCGCCACCACTAGATGACTCGTAGCATCCGGAGGCCCCATCAAGTGCAGCACCCTATGCGCGGGGTCAACATCAAAGTAGAAATAAACCTCGCTGCGCCGCATATGTGTATGCGGAGGCATCGTATTCCAATTGCTCCCCGATGACAGCAGCGTAAAACCCATCACCAGCTGGCAGCTCTTGATGCCCTCTTTGTAAATAGCCTTATAAATCGTGCGCTTATTGCACGTCTCCACGCTGCCCAGCTCAAGTCCCTTCATATCCGCGAACTTCACCATCGCCGTCGGATACTCCGCATGCGCCGGATAGCTCAACAGATAAAAGCAAGCCGAAGCCGAAGCGTCTGCACTGGCAAACGTAACCTCTTTGCTCCCGCGCCCCACATAAAGACAATCCAGCCTGTCCATCGCGAAGGTCTTGCCATCGACAGTCACCGCGCCCGGGCCCCCGATATTCAGCACCCCAAGCTCACGCCGCTCCAAAAAATAATCAGCGCGCAACTCCGGCTCCGTCTCCAGCTTCAACTCATCGGTCGTCGGAACTGCAGACCCAATCACCGTGCGGTCAAGATCCACATAAGCAAACTCAATCTCTCCCGGCTGAAACATCCCCTCCAGAAGAAACGTCTCTCGCAGCTCTTCGGTATTCATCAACCCATACCGAACCGCATCTGCCATCTGATACAGCCTCATTCAACTCCTCCAAACCTGCGTTCTCAGTATAGCCATCTCAACCTGTCTCCTACTTCGTCTGCGGCGTGGAAATCTCCTGCTATCATTGCCCTGAATTTCAGCGCCGAGGAGACTGAATGCAGAAGCTTCGCATCGCAACACACCTCCGCCACGCAGCCCTCCTTCTTACCGCGCTCCACACTCTTCCGGCGTTCACACAACCTTCGCCCGATCATAGCCACGTTCACTTCATCGTGCATGCACCCTCCATCCTTACCGCTCCGATTAGCGGACGTCTCCTCATCTTCCTCAAGCCCGGCACCGGAGACAACGAAGTAAGTACAGACGAACTTCGTCCAACAGCCGCCTGGGTCGGAGCAAGAGAAGTCCAGAGCCTCAGCGCAGGTGCGTCCGTGGAAATCGACCCCGACGCCGAGGACATGGCATTCCCCTCTCCCTTCGCCTCCATCACCCCCGGCGACTACGAAGTCCAGGCCGTCCTCGACATCGACCACACCTACAACTACAGCGGCCGAAGCCCACAAGACTGGATCAGTCCCGTCCTCGATCTTTCCCACTGGACTCCCGGCGAAGGCCCCGAACCTACCCTTGAACTCACCCAACACCCCACAGAGGATCCCGCCCGTACCGCCTCCCTCGCAAAAGCCAATGCTCAGGTAGCCCCTGGAGTAGTCCAGCTCGAACAGCTTCAAAGCCCGCTCCTCACCCGCTTTTGGGGTCACCCTGTCAACCTCCAGGCATGGGTCGTCCTGCCCCCCGGCTACACCGAACACGCCAAAGAACGCTACCCCACCGTCTATTGGACCCACGGATTCGGCGGCAACTTGGAATACTCCCTCGCTAGCGGGTTACGCCTGCGCGACCGCATGAACGAAGGCAAAATGCCTCCCATGATCTGGGTCATGCTCGACGAATCCTGCCCGCAAGGCACCCATGAATTCGCCGACTCCGTAAACAACGGCCCCTGGGGCGCAGCGCTAACAACGGAGCTCCTTCCTTACCTCGAATCCAAATACCGCATGGACGCCCGTCCCACCGGACGACTTCTCAACGGCCACTCCAGCGGCGGCTGGGCCACCCTGCAGCTTCAGGTCAACTATCCCAAAATCTTCGGCGGCACATGGTCCACCTCGCCCGACCCCAGCGACTTCCACGACTTCACCAACGCCGACCTCTACGCTCCCAACGCAAACCTCTACCGCACCCCCGATGGCGCACTCATCCCCATCATGCGCGATCACGGCAAAGTTCTCTCCACGCTCCAGGAGTTAGCCCAACTCGAGCAGGTCCTCGGCCCCTACGGTGGCCAATTGGCCTCGTTCGAATGGGTCTTCTCGCCCAAAAACAACTCCGGCGCTCCCCAGCAAATGTTCAACCGCGCTACCGGCGCTGTAGACCCAGCCGTCGTCTCCTACTGGCGCGATCACTACGATCTCGCACACATCGTCGAAACCAACTGGCCCATCCTCAAGCCCGACCTGAAAGGCAGAATCCACCTCATCGTCGGTACCGCCGACACCTTCTACCTCGACGGAGCCGCGCACAAATTCGAAGCAGTCCTCAACCACCTAGGCGCAGACCCGCACTTCACCTATCTACCCGATCGCACACACTTCGATCTCTATGCCGTCAACCAGGATCGCTACGCACTCTTCGACCAGATCAGCGCAGAGATGTACGCCGTCGCTCGGCCAAATTCACACTGGCAGCCCCATCCTCCTACAGCTTCGACACCTCAGCCTTCACCACAAAGCAAGTAAACCGTCACATTCAGTAACGACGCCGTCTGATACAACATCCCTGCAAGCTCACGACCGCCCCCAATACATCGCACCCATCCCATGCGATACATTGGCTTAACATGCAAAACGCACTCGATCTCTTCCGCCTCGACAACAAAGTCGCTCTCGTCTCCGGTTCCGCCAGCGGCCTCGGAGCCGCCATCGCCACAGCACTCGCACAAGCCGGAGCAACCGTAGCCTGCCACGGCAACCGCCGCCCCGCCGATGATACCGCCGCCGCCATCAATGCCGCTGGCGGCAAAGCTCACGCCTTCCAAGCCGACCTCTCCGCCACCGACGGAGCCGAGCACCTCTTCAATCAAGTCCTCGCCTCTCTCAGCCGCGTCGACATCCTCATCAACAACGCCGGCACCATCCACCGCGCCGCCGCCGAAGAGGTCGCCCTCGAAGACTGGGACCGCGTCCTTCAGGTAAACCTCACCAGCCCCTTCCAACTCTCCCAACTCGCCGCCCGCAACATGATCCCCCGTGGCCACGGCAAGATCGTCAACATCGCCTCGCTCCTCAGCTTTCAGGGAGGAATCCGCGTCCCCGCCTACTCGGCCAGCAAAGGCGGCATCGCCCAACTCACCAAGGCCCTCGCCAACGAGTGGGCGCCCAAAGGCATCCAGGTCAACGCCATAGCCCCCGGCTACTTCGCCACCACCAACACCGAAGCCCTCCAGGCCGACGAGACCCGCAACCGCCAGATCCTCGAACGCATCCCCGCCGCCCGCTGGGGCCAGCCGCAAGACCTCGCCGGAGCAGCACTCTTCCTAAGCTCCGCCGCCAGCGACTACGTCACAGGAACCATTCTCACCGTAGACGGCGGCTGGATGGGCCGCTAGCCCTCCAGTCGCAAAGGAGAAACACCATGCCGCAAAGCCCACACGAACGAGCCGCCGAGTTCCACAACAAAGCCGCTCACGCCCATCAGGCCGCCGCCGCATCACACAATAAAGGCGACCACCTCACCGCCCACGAACTCTCCAAGCAGGCACACGAGCACTCCGCCAAAGCTCTGGAGCACTCCAACGAAGCCGCCTCCCACTTCAAAGCAGGCAAAGATCTAGGCCATCCGTAACCAAACACTGATGTCCCAGGCGAGCGAATCCCTGCGCTCATCTGGGACACCAACAACTACTCAATCCCCGGCAACTCCACCCCGCCCCGCTCGCTCGAAAGATAAGCCGCCTCCACCGTCCGCATCGTATCCATCGCATCCTCGACGCTGGTAGGCAGAGTCGTTGCCTCACCCTGCACAAAAGCCTGCAGCGACCCCATCGACCCCATAAACGCATCCGGAAACCAATTCCCGCTCACCGGCCCATCCTTCCACCCGCCATCCCCGCAAACGATGTACTCCAAATTATCCGGCAACCCAACCGGATAATTCAGATTCACCCCCATCTGCGCCCGCATCGCACCCTTCATTCCCTCCCACTGCACAAAGCTTCGCTGCATATTCGGATCAAAATCATGGCTATGATTTGAAGCAATAAACACCCGCTTATCATCCCCATAATCAAACGTGATCACGCTCTTGGTCGCCGCCAATTCCGCCGTACGCGGACTCTTCACCGTCTTTGCGTACACACCCCGCGGATTCCCAAACCAGCTACGCACCAGATCCACATAGTGAATCGAATGGTAAAGAATCTCCAGCCGCGGAGCCGTACTCAAAAAGCTCCAGAGCTCCCAAGGCATATGCACACTAACCGACACTTCCATGTCGTGCAACTCACCCAGAGCACCCGTCCCATGCAATGCCCGAGCCGCCAGCATATTCGGAGCCCACCGCAACTGAAAATTAATCGCCGCAACCAACCCCTTCGCCCGGCATATCTTCAAAATCTCCACCGCCTCAGCCAGCGTCTCCCCCATCGGCTTCTGGATCAGCACCGCCGCTCCATCCGGCAGCTGTGGCAGCACCCCCGCAATCGCCTTAGCCGGCAATGCTACATCGAATACCGCATTCTTCGGAGCATACCGAATCGCCTCTGCAATCGAAGTCGTGGCAAACGGAATCCCAAAGCCCTTAGCCAACCCCTCCGCCTTCTCGAGGTTCACATCCACCAACGCCGCCACAGGAAACCTAGCCTTCTTATAAGCCGGCAGATGCGAATCATGCACAATCCCACCCGATCCAATCACCACAATCGGCCGCGCCACCTTAGGCCTCGGAGCCACCGCCTCCCGCATCACCTTCTCCAAATCCATCCAAACCCCTTTCAAATATCCAACCGCCATTCTATTGCTAAAAATTGACACCCTAAAAAATCGGGCCACGCCATCACCCACCTTGCGTCCGCTCGAACCAGCCCGTACCCTACCAGAAGACATGCCGTCGAGCCTCGAACTCGCCCTCCTCTCCTGCGCCCTCCTCGGACTCCGTCATGGCTTCGACTACGACCACCTCGCCGCCATCTCCGACATCACCTCCGTCCAGCGTACTTGGCGCGAAGGCATGCGCCTCGGCCTCCTCTACGCCCTCGGCCACGCCTTCACCGTCGCCATCCTCGGAGCCGCCGTCATCTTCCTCCACATCGGCCTCCCCGAGCACATGGACGCCATCGGCGAGCGACTCATCGGCGCCACACTCATCGCTCTCGGTATCTACGTCCTCATCTCCTTCCTCCGCCGCAAACCAGGGCACCATCACCACCACGCCACACCGCGCAGTCGCATCGCCCTGCTCATATCCGGAGCACGCTACACCCAATGGCGCATTCGTCGCCTCGCCAATCCCACGGCCCCAAAACCCGACCCCTTCACCTTCCGTTACGACCGCACCTCAGTCTTCACCGTTGGCATCATCCATGGTCTTGGCGCCGAAACCCCCTCGCAACTCCTCCTCTTCCTGCTCGCCGCGAACCTCGGCGGAACCAGTCTCGGGTTCCTCGGACTCCTCTGCTTCATCCTCGGCCTCCTCCTCATGAACACTCTCATGACAGCCAGCGCCTCCGGCATCTTCGCTTCCAGCACCCATCGCCCACGCGTCCAGACCGTCGTCACCTCTCTCACCGCCGCCTACAGCTTCATCATCGGAGCCATCTTCCTCTTCGGAGCCAGCGACAAACTCCCACCCCTCTTCCACTAAGCGATGCCAAAGGAATCGGCTTTCGCTTCTAGGTAGCCCAAGGCTTCAGCCTTGGGTCTCCTCGGGTCTTTCAAGCAGCCACAACAAAAAGGGGCTTTAGCCCCTGGGGTATGCTCTTCTATGTTGTTCCGGGGCCGTCAATCGATCGTTAGACCTAATTCCCTATGAACCCACCCAGCATCTTCGCTACCTATCCAAGCCTCGCCGACAAAGTAGTTCTCATCACCGGAGGCGGACAAGGCATCGGCGCCGCCGCCGTCGAACAATTCGCCCTGCAAGGTTCCCGTGTAGTCTTCCTCGACGTAGCCGACGACCCCTCCACCACACTGGTTAGCAATCTCACTCCCCGCTCCACACACGCACCGCTCTATCGTCGCTGCGACCTCACCGACATCCCCACCCTCCAATCCACAATTGCTGACATCTCTGCCACCCTAGGCTCCCCGCAAGTCCTCATCAACAACGCAGCCAGCGACGAACGTCACCACATCGAAGACGTCACCCCCGAATACTGGCACCAGCGCATGTCCGTGAACCTCAACCACCAGTTCTTCGCTGCACAAGCCGTCATCCCCGGCATGAAAGCCGCAGGCCAAGGCTCGATCGTCAATATGAGTTCCATCTCCTCGTTGATCCCCACCCCCGACCTCACCCTCTACAACATGGCCAAAGCCGCAATCGTCGCCATGACACGCTCCCTCTCGCGCGATCTCGGCCCCTTCAACGTCCGCGTCAACAGCGTCCTGCCCGGAGCCATCTTCACCGAAAAACAAAACCGCCTCTACATGTCTCCCGCCTACAAAGAGCGCATCTTCGCCGCTCAATCTCTCAAGCGCCACATCCTTCCCGAAGAAGTCGCCCGCCTCCTGCTCTTCCTCGCCGCCGACGACAGCGCCGCCATCACCGGCCAAAATCACATCATCGACGGAGGCTGGATCTAAACCCACATGCTCCGAGTCCCCTACAACGACCTCTACGAAGCCCTCCACCGCGCCATGCTAGGCCTCGGCCTCCGCGAAGACCGCGGCGCCCTCTCCGCCCGCCTCATCGCCGAAACCACCCGCGACGGCGTCTACACCCACGGCCTCAACCGCTTCCCCCGCCTCGAAGCCATGGTCCTCAACGGCAGTATCGACATCCACGCCGAACCCACCCTCACCGCTTCCTTCGGCAGTATCGAACGATGGAACGGCAACCGAGGCATCGGCAACCTAAACGCATACGTCGCCATCAATCGCGCCATCACCCTCGCCAAACAAAACGGCATCGGCGGGGTCGCTCTTGGCAACACCAACCACTGGATGCGCGGAGGCACCTATGGCTGGCTAGCCGCCGAAGCCGGCCTCTTCGCCATCTGCTGGAGCAACACCCTCGCCAACCTGCCCGCCTGGGGAGCCACGACCCCCACCCTCGGCAACAACCCCCTCGTCATCGCCATCCCCCGCGTCTCGGGCGAACACGTCATCCTCGACATGGCCATGTCCCAGTTCTCCTACGGAACCCTCGCCTCCTATGCCAAGCGCAACGAGCCCCTCCCCGTCGACGGCGGATTCGACACCGCAGGCAATCTCACCCGCGACGCCGCCGCCATCGAAGCCTCGCAGCGAGCACTCCCCATCGGCTACTGGAAAGGCTCCGGCCTCGCCCTCGTCCTCGACATGATGGCCACCATGCTCTCCGGAGGCCTAGCCACCCACCAATTCTCCCCCGATCCTCTCCGCGAAACCGGCCAATCCCAACTCTTCCTCACCATCGACCCAACCAACATAACCAGCGCAGCCGAACTCACCCACATCGCCGACGCCATCATCGACGACCTACACCGCGCCACCCCCGCCGACCCCACCAAACCCACCCGCTACCCCGGCGAACAGACCATCCAACTCCGCGAAGAAAATCTCCGCCTCGGCATCCCAGTCGACCCCGAAATCTGGCAAAAAATCACCAGCAAGCACTAATCAAGAAGAGCTGTGTCCACCACACTGCAACACCCCAAGATACACGCTCCACGGACCCACAGCCTCACGGTACTGATGAGCCATAATCCGTGAGATTTGGTGCAAATGCGTTAAATCGTGAGTCGCCCAAGTCGCCAGCAACTCCGAAAGAGTAACGACACCAAAGCTAGGATGCCGCCCACTCCGCTCAAGGTCCACTTGCCGCAGATTCAGAGCACGCAGTTCACTCAGGTTTTCAGACCGCAAACGAGCAAATTCATCTAGTAACTGCCCCAGCGACTTACCCTGACTCTCCCGCACCTGCCCCAACCGATCAAACGGCTCAAACGTCCGACTCTCGCCGAATTGCAATATCATCCGTGCCCGCGACATCCAATCAGTTCGCTCACCATGCACCAGATGGCCAACAACATCAAATACGTTCCAAGTATTTTCACCTTCGTTTCGAAACGTCCAAGTCTCCGGCAGATCACGCAGAAGCACATCAAGCGCAGCGGGAGTGCGACTAAGAAGCGACACTGTATCTTCCAGGTGATGTTCCATCCCGCACCTCAATTCGCAGCCACAGCCTTCTGCCCAGCCATGTACTCCCGAGCATGCGCCATCTCAGCCATCCCTTGATCCCCATCCTTCCATGCCGCAACAAACCTCGCATACTCAGCCCGAGCCGCCGCCGCATCCCCCGCCGCCTCGCTACTCCGAGCCATCCCATACAGCGGAAAGCCCGACTTCGGCCTCTCCACCAACGCCGCTTCATAAGCTTTATGCGCACCGGCATAATCGCCCGCCCGCATCAACACCGCACCCTCCGCTTCACCCACCGGCCGGATATAGTTAGGAGGCTCACGATAACCCAGCCCCTTCTCCTCCTGTGCCGCCTCATCAAACAAAGCCTTCGCCTCGCTCAGCTTCTTCTGCTCCGCAAGAATCGCTCCCCGCAACTCCAGCGACATAATCGACAAACTAGACACCAGCGGCCCCGGCAAAGCATCCGGCATCACCGCGGCCATCATCGGAGCCTTCGCCTCCTCCTTCTTTTTCTTTGGAGCATCTTTCACCTTCTGCGACATACGCCACAGCTCCGCATCCAGCCTCGTCGAAGCCGCCTGCGCCGCAACTAGATCCCCCGCCTGCACTGCAATCATGCCGCGAGCAAACTCCCCCAATTGCCCCGCAAGGAACTTCAGATTCTCGAGCTTCTCCTCTGGCTTGGCCCCCTCTAGCATCTTCTGCACACTGGCCCAATCGCCCGTCCGCAGAGCCACCGGAAGCTTCGGATCCAGCCGAGTCATCCCATCCCTCGGCGTACCGATGTACAGTGTCTCCCGAAACTGCCCTCTCGCCCCCGAAAGCTTCCCCGACAACTCCGTAGCCTCCCGCAGCTTCCCCTCTTCCATCAAATTCGCAATGCCATACATCAGATTATGGACATAATTCCAGTCATCATCCACACCCACATTCTGCGAGCGCATATATTCCTCATCTACCGCCGTCGAAGCCGCAAACCAATGCTCCGCCTGCGCATAATCCCCCACCCGATAAAAAATATGCCCCGGCATATGCACCATATGTCCCGACGCCGGAGCCAGACTAGCCAGCACCGTCGCACTCTCCAGCGCCTTCTCCGGATGCGCGCTCGGCTCCATCGCATGAATCCAGTAGTGGTGCGCAGCCGAATCATTCGGAGCCGCCTTCAGCACCTCTTCCAGAATCGCAATCTCTTCTTTCGTGCCCTTCTTCGGCTCCCCAGCCTCGTCATACCCATCGCGAAGACTGCCCGACAAAAAGATCTTCGCTTGCAAATCCGTCGGATACTCCTTCACCAGCTGCCGCCAGATCGCAATCTCCTTCGAGTCATCGGGCTTCGCCCCGGGCTCTGCAGCCTTCGCCGCCTCATGCCCCGCAACCGCCGCTTCGATATAAAGCTGCTCGTTCTTCCCCGCGCGACTCTTCAGC encodes:
- a CDS encoding DUF3303 domain-containing protein, which codes for MKFVSTWSLRTDTYKEATARFLKSGAQPPEGIKTIGRWHYADGSGGVHVLECDDAQLLADFAAQWSDLLEIDIRPAVDDAQVGGALMKAIEARK
- a CDS encoding alginate lyase family protein, yielding MPSTRRTFCSQAASLLIAPRLLLSQTPSSPTKSTARPDVAAIDHDRILHAADDYLKQPPVPLTELSSPRSPGTPHDFFSEAENYWPDPADSNNPYIPRVGQPNPDAFTAHRDALLNLSLYVPALTAAFVLTKDDRYAKHAVAHLHAWFIDPATSMTPSLLYAQVIQPAKTGRPEGVVEAVHLAEVAQSLPFLSISEALSDTDLVTIQKWFADYFDWLTTSRLAGLARDTRDHNGSSWLLQAAACAHLNTKDDRPLTALRHQFRSTTLRAQISGEGTFPRELTTPTPYRLSLFNLDMLAAVCDLLSTRFESVWEYELQDGPSMRVAIARHFPFILHRGAWPYKADATLFSALPLRQPSLLLAARAYNRPEYADLWRTLPPDPTVPELQRTFPIRQPLLWVTRPHP
- the eda gene encoding bifunctional 4-hydroxy-2-oxoglutarate aldolase/2-dehydro-3-deoxy-phosphogluconate aldolase, encoding MEKVAVLKSLKEIGLVPVLRAESVDKALALAEAIAAGGVTVLEITMTVPGAIQVMRKLAEQRPDILIGAGTVLDAETARMCILEGAKFVVSPALNLQTIEMCHRYSIAVLPGALTPTEIVTAWQAGADVVKVFPASAMGGAKYISTLKAPLPHVEMIPTGGVSLATAAEFLQAGAFALGVGADLVNAKAMAEGKPEVVTESAKKYLAIVKEFQSKGAA
- a CDS encoding PfkB family carbohydrate kinase, with translation MLRLDPGDVRVATARQFNVWEGGGEYNVARGLRRCFGLKTAIVTAVADNPVGRLLEDLMLQGGVDQSHVVWTKYDGVGRTTRNGLNFTERGFGVRAALGCSDRGHTAVSQLKPGQIDWDEIFGKEGSRWFHTGGIFCALSETTPEVAKEAMVAARKHGVMISYDLNYRDSLWKSIGGKARATEVNRELASYVDVMIGNEEDFTAALGFEIEGVGEDLGELDSANFRKMIEKAVATFPNFRAVATTLRHAKTASVNDWGAVCYYEGKFHEARPMPDLEIFDRVGGGDSFASGLIYGFLNDKGADWAVNCGCAHGALAMTTPGDTTMATFDEVQRIMKGGGARVQR
- the kduI gene encoding 5-dehydro-4-deoxy-D-glucuronate isomerase, producing MRLYQMADAVRYGLMNTEELRETFLLEGMFQPGEIEFAYVDLDRTVIGSAVPTTDELKLETEPELRADYFLERRELGVLNIGGPGAVTVDGKTFAMDRLDCLYVGRGSKEVTFASADASASACFYLLSYPAHAEYPTAMVKFADMKGLELGSVETCNKRTIYKAIYKEGIKSCQLVMGFTLLSSGSNWNTMPPHTHMRRSEVYFYFDVDPAHRVLHLMGPPDATSHLVVADKEVVVSPGWSIHAGVGTKNYGFCWGMGGENQAYDDMDGVAIAELK
- a CDS encoding alpha/beta hydrolase, producing MQKLRIATHLRHAALLLTALHTLPAFTQPSPDHSHVHFIVHAPSILTAPISGRLLIFLKPGTGDNEVSTDELRPTAAWVGAREVQSLSAGASVEIDPDAEDMAFPSPFASITPGDYEVQAVLDIDHTYNYSGRSPQDWISPVLDLSHWTPGEGPEPTLELTQHPTEDPARTASLAKANAQVAPGVVQLEQLQSPLLTRFWGHPVNLQAWVVLPPGYTEHAKERYPTVYWTHGFGGNLEYSLASGLRLRDRMNEGKMPPMIWVMLDESCPQGTHEFADSVNNGPWGAALTTELLPYLESKYRMDARPTGRLLNGHSSGGWATLQLQVNYPKIFGGTWSTSPDPSDFHDFTNADLYAPNANLYRTPDGALIPIMRDHGKVLSTLQELAQLEQVLGPYGGQLASFEWVFSPKNNSGAPQQMFNRATGAVDPAVVSYWRDHYDLAHIVETNWPILKPDLKGRIHLIVGTADTFYLDGAAHKFEAVLNHLGADPHFTYLPDRTHFDLYAVNQDRYALFDQISAEMYAVARPNSHWQPHPPTASTPQPSPQSK
- a CDS encoding glucose 1-dehydrogenase — protein: MQNALDLFRLDNKVALVSGSASGLGAAIATALAQAGATVACHGNRRPADDTAAAINAAGGKAHAFQADLSATDGAEHLFNQVLASLSRVDILINNAGTIHRAAAEEVALEDWDRVLQVNLTSPFQLSQLAARNMIPRGHGKIVNIASLLSFQGGIRVPAYSASKGGIAQLTKALANEWAPKGIQVNAIAPGYFATTNTEALQADETRNRQILERIPAARWGQPQDLAGAALFLSSAASDYVTGTILTVDGGWMGR